The Bacteroidia bacterium genome includes a region encoding these proteins:
- a CDS encoding elongation factor G, translating to MKVYQTEQIRNIVFVGNSSSGKTTLGEAMLFEGGTISRRGDIGNKSTVSDFYDIEHHNGCSIYSALLQTEYLDKKINILDTPGFDDFNNAIFSSFKVADTAVLLVNAQNGIEVGTQIQMRYVEKMEKPLIIVINQVDHDKANIEATSEAIKSFFGNKAALVQFPVNTGSGFNSIIDVLKMKMLKYGADGGKAELVDIPAEHMAQAEELRNKLIETAAENEEALMEKFFETGTLDEAEVARGIKLGIMNRSLYPVFCTSAKKNMGVGRLMEFIGTSGPSPIDVPAPKTTDGKEVKIDSKGPISVFVFKTSIEQHIGEINYFKVISGELTEGTDLVNNNSLSKERMAQLLTVAGKTRNKIEKIVAGDLGATVKLKNTKFNQTMSASNNDFTFEPIPFPEPRFRTAIKAVSENDDEKLGEALNRMHVEDPSIQIEYSKELKQIIISGQGEYHLNIMKWHLDNIYKIPTEFLAPKIPYRETITKPAQADYRHKKQSGGAGQFGEVHIVIEPYTDGMANPTKYKFGAKEINISVRGKEEHDLAWGGKLVYLNCIVGGSIEARFLPAILKGIMEKMEEGPLTGSYARDIRVAVYDGKMHPVDSNEISFRLAGRNAFREAFKNAGPRIMEPVYDVEVWVPSEKMGDVMSDLQTRRAIVQGMSSEKGFEVIKAKVPLAEMNKYSTALSSITSGRAIYTMKYAEYAQVPGELQDKLLKEYEAQEKEEE from the coding sequence ATGAAAGTTTATCAAACCGAGCAAATCAGAAATATTGTATTTGTTGGTAATTCATCCTCAGGGAAAACCACACTTGGAGAGGCTATGCTATTTGAAGGTGGAACGATTAGCCGTCGTGGCGATATAGGTAATAAAAGTACTGTTTCAGACTTTTATGATATTGAACATCACAATGGTTGCTCTATTTATTCAGCTTTACTTCAGACAGAATATCTTGATAAAAAGATAAACATTTTAGACACACCTGGTTTTGACGATTTTAACAACGCTATATTCTCATCATTTAAAGTTGCCGATACAGCTGTATTGTTAGTTAATGCACAAAACGGAATTGAGGTTGGCACTCAGATTCAAATGCGTTATGTTGAGAAAATGGAAAAACCATTAATTATTGTAATTAATCAGGTTGACCATGATAAAGCAAATATTGAAGCAACATCTGAAGCTATAAAATCATTTTTCGGAAATAAAGCAGCATTGGTTCAATTTCCAGTAAACACCGGTAGTGGATTTAATTCAATTATCGATGTATTGAAAATGAAAATGCTTAAATATGGTGCTGACGGTGGTAAAGCTGAATTAGTAGACATACCAGCAGAACATATGGCTCAGGCAGAAGAATTACGCAATAAACTTATTGAAACTGCTGCTGAAAACGAAGAAGCATTAATGGAAAAATTCTTCGAAACTGGCACATTAGACGAAGCTGAAGTTGCTCGTGGTATTAAACTTGGCATAATGAACCGTTCATTATATCCTGTTTTCTGCACATCTGCAAAAAAGAATATGGGTGTTGGAAGATTAATGGAATTTATCGGAACAAGCGGACCATCTCCTATTGATGTTCCTGCTCCAAAAACAACCGATGGAAAAGAAGTAAAAATTGATTCAAAAGGACCAATTTCTGTTTTTGTTTTCAAAACTTCTATTGAGCAACACATTGGTGAAATAAACTACTTTAAAGTAATATCAGGTGAATTAACTGAAGGTACCGATTTGGTAAATAACAATTCACTTAGTAAAGAAAGAATGGCACAGCTTTTAACAGTTGCCGGAAAAACAAGAAATAAAATTGAAAAGATTGTTGCCGGAGATTTAGGTGCTACTGTAAAATTAAAAAATACAAAGTTTAACCAGACTATGTCTGCTTCAAACAACGATTTTACATTTGAACCTATTCCTTTTCCTGAGCCTCGTTTCCGCACCGCTATTAAGGCAGTAAGTGAAAACGATGATGAAAAATTAGGTGAAGCATTAAACAGAATGCATGTTGAAGATCCAAGTATTCAGATTGAATATTCAAAAGAGTTAAAACAAATTATTATTTCCGGTCAGGGCGAATATCATTTAAATATCATGAAATGGCATTTAGATAATATTTATAAAATACCTACAGAATTTTTAGCTCCAAAAATTCCATACCGCGAAACTATTACTAAACCTGCTCAGGCAGACTACAGACATAAAAAACAATCAGGTGGTGCAGGACAATTTGGCGAAGTACATATTGTTATTGAACCATACACTGATGGAATGGCTAACCCAACTAAATACAAATTCGGCGCAAAAGAAATCAACATTTCAGTGAGAGGAAAAGAAGAGCACGATCTTGCTTGGGGTGGTAAATTAGTTTATTTAAACTGTATTGTTGGAGGTTCAATCGAAGCTCGTTTCTTACCTGCAATTTTAAAAGGTATTATGGAGAAAATGGAAGAAGGTCCACTTACAGGTTCTTATGCCCGTGATATCCGCGTAGCTGTTTACGACGGTAAGATGCACCCTGTTGATTCAAACGAAATCTCTTTCCGCCTAGCTGGTAGAAACGCATTCAGAGAAGCATTTAAAAATGCCGGTCCAAGAATTATGGAACCTGTGTACGATGTTGAAGTATGGGTACCAAGCGAAAAAATGGGTGATGTTATGAGTGACCTTCAAACCCGTCGTGCAATTGTACAGGGAATGAGCAGCGAAAAAGGTTTTGAAGTTATTAAAGCTAAAGTTCCTTTGGCTGAAATGAACAAATACTCCACTGCTTTAAGTTCTATTACAAGCGGACGTGCTATTTATACAATGAAATATGCTGAATACGCTCAGGTTCCTGGCGAATTACAGGACAAATTGCTTAAGGAATACGAAGCACAGGAAAAAGAAGAAGAATAG
- a CDS encoding SUMF1/EgtB/PvdO family nonheme iron enzyme, with protein sequence MKTTTIIILSLIISNSLFSQTDNNNQNKRETWYEAQPKGMSFIGQGTYSRTVIIKNDTVIYKASVAPFWMSNEITNKEFREFISALSLTPNDSLCWINYNSNNNQSTNNKSHSCISYSDASKNLIDTTIFKNENTRYKNYFSNKEFDDYPIVGVSYNGAKFYCMWKTQIEIEKLKKDGKTPYMNDYRVPVEEEWYYAASMPMLKEKTNNNNLQKVNSGERSKNSLYHFSDNVSEWTSTNSDNELNNSNVVLGGSWKDNADVNNRFSLDRNSKNNYVGFRIVRTYISNIKN encoded by the coding sequence ATGAAAACAACTACAATTATTATATTATCATTAATTATAAGTAATAGTCTTTTTTCTCAAACAGATAACAATAATCAGAACAAGAGAGAAACATGGTACGAAGCACAACCTAAGGGGATGTCGTTTATTGGTCAGGGAACATATAGCAGAACAGTAATTATTAAAAATGACACTGTAATTTATAAAGCTTCAGTAGCACCATTCTGGATGAGTAATGAAATTACGAATAAAGAATTCAGAGAATTTATATCAGCATTAAGTCTCACACCTAATGATAGTCTGTGCTGGATTAATTATAATTCTAATAATAATCAATCAACAAATAACAAATCGCACTCATGCATATCATATTCTGACGCTTCTAAAAATTTAATTGATACAACAATTTTTAAAAATGAGAATACTAGATACAAAAATTATTTTAGCAATAAAGAATTTGACGACTATCCAATTGTTGGTGTATCATATAACGGAGCAAAATTTTATTGTATGTGGAAAACCCAAATTGAAATTGAAAAATTAAAGAAAGATGGCAAAACCCCTTATATGAATGACTATCGTGTTCCGGTCGAAGAAGAATGGTATTATGCGGCTTCAATGCCAATGTTAAAAGAAAAAACAAACAACAATAATTTGCAAAAAGTTAATTCCGGAGAAAGAAGTAAAAACAGTTTATATCATTTTTCTGATAATGTCTCAGAATGGACGAGCACTAATTCAGACAATGAACTTAACAATTCAAATGTAGTATTAGGTGGATCTTGGAAAGACAATGCTGATGTAAATAATAGATTCTCTCTGGACAGAAATTCTAAAAATAATTATGTAGGATTTAGGATTGTTAGGACTTATATTTCAAATATAAAAAACTAA
- a CDS encoding T9SS type A sorting domain-containing protein gives MKKPAFLFLVALLAISINATCQTFYYVGGIQIIPTNPTTADIIKVKLFGNFASTGSYIVNHDININNFQVNLTINCNDQGGLTVIVPHDTAFTIGMLPAGTYTINLSGIGIGDYAPAIDKTFVVTSPSVIEENNLIKPSFIYPNPCTNYISVKNNKSSDFELYNYNGALILEKKIANNGIIDLTDMEHGIYFIKIITDNGIECQKIIKQ, from the coding sequence ATGAAAAAGCCAGCATTTCTTTTTTTAGTAGCATTATTAGCAATAAGCATAAATGCCACATGCCAGACATTTTATTACGTTGGAGGTATACAGATTATTCCAACAAATCCTACTACAGCCGATATTATTAAAGTAAAACTATTTGGGAATTTTGCCAGTACCGGATCATACATCGTTAACCATGACATTAATATTAATAACTTTCAGGTTAACTTAACCATTAATTGCAATGATCAGGGTGGACTTACTGTAATTGTACCTCATGATACTGCATTCACAATCGGAATGCTTCCTGCAGGAACATATACTATTAATCTATCAGGAATAGGCATTGGTGATTACGCACCAGCAATAGATAAAACTTTTGTTGTTACCTCACCAAGTGTAATTGAAGAAAATAATTTAATAAAACCATCATTTATTTATCCCAACCCATGCACAAATTATATTTCTGTAAAAAATAACAAATCATCAGATTTTGAATTATACAATTATAATGGTGCTTTAATTCTTGAAAAGAAAATTGCAAACAATGGCATAATTGACTTAACAGATATGGAGCATGGCATTTATTTTATTAAAATAATTACGGATAACGGAATAGAATGTCAAAAAATAATTAAACAATAA
- a CDS encoding T9SS type A sorting domain-containing protein encodes MKTKLLLFLAFSIIISVTAKAQWINKSFTFQTKLRQYRIYKPAIYNAANPASLVLTLHGLGDNMTNFSTIGMNYVADTANIIVIVPQAYTDPFAGAAWNSGAGSSGYYPNATINDMAFLNALIDTAIANYAIDQSRIYICGFSMGGFMTERMACESNTRIAAFASVAGTIGIGLTQCNPGRAIPIAHFHGTADGTVSYSANTYGINTDSLINFWVDNNLCNTTPTTTTFPDLVADGFTVDHYVYPNGQQNSIVELFKANGADHQWLYPPANDISYTIEIWKFFRRYTLSTSNVMPVTNNQNISVYPSPAKDLINIILPQSCIGNNYNIKLINIYGQTVISKSFSGNEYSLLLNNKAVKSGIYFLKVNGNGVNNSKKVLIEK; translated from the coding sequence ATGAAAACAAAACTTTTACTATTTTTAGCTTTCTCAATTATTATTTCGGTAACAGCAAAAGCACAGTGGATAAATAAATCGTTTACTTTTCAAACAAAGCTCAGACAATACAGAATATACAAACCTGCTATTTATAATGCTGCAAATCCGGCTTCTCTGGTTTTAACTTTACATGGTTTGGGCGATAACATGACAAACTTTAGTACAATTGGTATGAACTATGTTGCCGACACTGCAAATATTATAGTAATTGTTCCTCAGGCTTATACCGATCCATTTGCAGGAGCAGCCTGGAATTCAGGTGCAGGATCATCTGGTTATTATCCAAATGCAACAATTAATGACATGGCTTTTTTAAATGCACTAATTGATACAGCTATTGCAAACTATGCTATAGACCAAAGCAGAATATATATTTGTGGATTCTCGATGGGTGGTTTTATGACTGAGCGTATGGCATGCGAATCAAACACAAGAATTGCTGCTTTTGCATCTGTTGCAGGAACAATTGGTATTGGCTTAACACAATGCAATCCCGGTCGTGCAATTCCAATAGCTCATTTTCATGGAACAGCAGATGGTACTGTTTCTTACTCTGCAAATACATATGGAATAAATACCGATTCTCTTATAAATTTCTGGGTTGATAACAACCTTTGCAATACAACACCAACAACTACAACATTTCCAGATTTAGTTGCCGATGGCTTTACTGTTGATCATTATGTTTACCCAAACGGACAACAAAATTCAATTGTAGAGCTTTTTAAAGCAAATGGTGCCGACCATCAATGGCTTTACCCACCTGCAAACGATATTTCATATACAATTGAAATATGGAAATTTTTCAGAAGATATACGCTTTCCACAAGCAATGTAATGCCTGTAACAAATAATCAAAATATTTCTGTTTATCCCAGTCCTGCAAAAGATTTAATTAATATTATCCTTCCACAATCATGCATTGGAAATAACTATAACATTAAACTCATAAATATTTACGGGCAAACTGTTATTTCAAAATCATTCTCGGGTAACGAATACTCTTTATTGTTAAATAACAAAGCAGTTAAATCTGGTATTTATTTTTTGAAAGTAAATGGTAACGGGGTTAATAATTCGAAAAAAGTATTGATAGAAAAATAA
- a CDS encoding ATP-binding protein: MQKRIVVIGPESTGKTTICQKLAEHYNTQWLPEYARTYIENLNRPYTNDDVLHIAKKQIDLEEELAKNNDVLFIDTDLIITKVWLLHVYNSCPDWINEAIKNTPRTLYILCYPDLPWEFDPVRENPELREYFFDWYKKEIEALNIPYFIVKGEGEERVKNCIQEINMTRIV, from the coding sequence ATGCAAAAGCGAATAGTAGTAATAGGACCTGAGTCGACAGGGAAAACGACTATTTGCCAGAAACTGGCAGAACACTATAATACACAATGGTTGCCGGAATATGCACGTACGTATATTGAAAACTTAAATCGACCATATACTAATGATGATGTTTTGCACATTGCTAAAAAACAAATTGATTTAGAAGAAGAATTAGCGAAAAATAATGATGTGCTTTTTATTGATACCGATTTAATTATTACTAAAGTCTGGCTTCTGCATGTTTATAATTCTTGTCCCGATTGGATAAACGAAGCAATTAAAAATACTCCGCGCACTTTATACATATTATGTTATCCCGATTTGCCCTGGGAATTTGATCCGGTTCGCGAAAATCCTGAACTAAGAGAATACTTTTTTGATTGGTATAAAAAAGAAATAGAAGCTTTAAATATTCCTTACTTTATTGTAAAAGGCGAAGGTGAGGAGAGAGTGAAAAATTGTATTCAAGAGATAAATATGACGAGAATTGTTTAA
- a CDS encoding nicotinamide mononucleotide transporter, with translation MILDWLIKNWVEVAGALTGLIAIYFQIKEKVIFWPISLINVILYIFVYFNALLYAEVSLQLYYLVVSIYGWYYWQSGKIKNKGSELKITVCSKSLIIKLFVIFVALFFAMAYVLKKYTNTDVPYVDAFVTALSFIATWLLAKKKIENWLVWIVVDAACVGVYIYKGLYPTIVLFTVLTVLAFVGYNSWKKSMLCKSE, from the coding sequence ATGATCTTAGATTGGCTTATTAAGAATTGGGTTGAGGTTGCTGGAGCATTAACCGGATTAATTGCAATCTATTTTCAGATTAAAGAAAAAGTAATTTTCTGGCCAATTAGTTTGATTAATGTTATTCTTTATATTTTTGTTTATTTTAATGCACTGTTATATGCTGAAGTTAGTTTGCAACTTTATTATTTAGTAGTTAGTATTTATGGATGGTATTACTGGCAATCAGGTAAAATAAAGAACAAAGGAAGCGAACTTAAAATAACAGTGTGCAGTAAAAGTCTTATAATAAAGCTTTTTGTGATATTTGTTGCATTGTTCTTTGCTATGGCATATGTTTTAAAGAAATATACAAATACTGACGTGCCATATGTTGATGCATTTGTTACAGCTCTTAGTTTTATTGCAACTTGGTTACTTGCTAAAAAGAAAATAGAGAACTGGTTAGTGTGGATAGTAGTTGATGCTGCATGTGTTGGAGTGTATATTTACAAGGGATTATATCCAACAATAGTTTTATTTACCGTGTTAACCGTTCTGGCTTTTGTAGGTTATAATTCATGGAAAAAATCTATGCTATGCAAAAGCGAATAG
- a CDS encoding S41 family peptidase translates to MHKIKLIISFLALLVSLNGFSQVGNQAASYKLSRVLDVINMFYVDTVSNDKLVEAAIVEMLKELDPHSVYVSADEVKEMNEPLEGNFEGIGVQFNIYNDTIMVVNPIPGGPSEKLGIRAGDRIIQIDGVNVAGVKIKNNDVFKKLRGKKGTLVTVSIARRNEKDLIDYTISRDKIPIYSLNASYMIDKEIGYIKLDRFSATTMTEFGEAISKLKKAGAKDLVLDLTGNGGGYLNTAVDLADQFLEDKKMVVYTQGNNSPRSDYKATNSGEWTDGRLIVLVDEGSASASEIVSGAIQDWDRGVIIGRRTFAKGLVQRPFNLPDGSLIRLTVARYYTPSGRLIQKSYENGFSEYSKDIIHRYNKGELIHADSIHFPDSLKFQTLNSKRNVYGGGGIMPDFFIPLDTNQYSDYYRSLIRKGVINKYVLTYIDNNRTTLKEKYPDFAKFKTEFIVDDVMIDSLVSMATKNSIEKKDDEIAKNKDDMKLFVKGMIANNLWNYSEYWEIINPSRPEYMKAIEVLHDKKLYSKKLSKS, encoded by the coding sequence ATGCATAAAATTAAGTTGATAATATCTTTTCTTGCTTTGTTAGTTTCCTTAAACGGATTCTCTCAGGTAGGCAATCAGGCAGCTTCATATAAGTTAAGCAGGGTACTTGATGTAATAAATATGTTTTACGTAGATACTGTTAGCAATGATAAACTTGTTGAAGCAGCAATTGTTGAAATGTTAAAAGAGCTTGATCCTCACTCTGTTTATGTTAGTGCTGATGAAGTAAAAGAAATGAATGAACCTTTGGAAGGTAATTTTGAAGGAATAGGAGTTCAGTTTAATATTTATAACGATACTATTATGGTTGTAAATCCTATTCCTGGTGGACCATCAGAAAAATTAGGTATTCGTGCAGGCGACAGAATTATTCAAATAGATGGAGTAAATGTTGCTGGTGTTAAAATTAAAAATAATGATGTTTTTAAAAAGCTTAGAGGAAAAAAAGGAACTCTTGTAACAGTTTCTATTGCACGTAGAAACGAAAAAGATCTAATCGATTATACTATTTCAAGAGATAAAATTCCAATTTATAGCCTGAATGCATCATACATGATTGATAAAGAAATTGGATATATTAAGTTAGACAGATTTTCTGCAACAACTATGACTGAGTTTGGCGAGGCAATTTCAAAACTAAAAAAAGCTGGTGCAAAGGATTTGGTTTTAGATTTAACCGGCAATGGTGGGGGTTATTTGAATACTGCGGTTGATTTAGCCGATCAGTTTCTTGAGGATAAGAAAATGGTTGTTTATACACAAGGTAACAACAGTCCAAGATCAGATTATAAAGCTACAAATTCCGGTGAGTGGACAGATGGTCGTTTAATTGTATTGGTTGATGAAGGCTCTGCTTCGGCAAGTGAAATTGTGTCCGGTGCAATACAGGACTGGGATAGGGGGGTAATTATTGGTCGCCGTACTTTTGCGAAAGGATTGGTTCAACGTCCTTTTAACTTACCTGACGGTTCCTTAATACGTCTTACAGTTGCACGTTATTATACTCCTTCTGGCAGATTAATACAAAAATCATATGAGAATGGCTTTTCGGAGTATTCTAAAGATATTATTCACAGATATAACAAAGGAGAATTAATTCATGCAGACAGTATTCATTTTCCGGATAGTTTAAAATTTCAAACTTTGAATTCTAAACGTAATGTTTATGGTGGTGGTGGTATTATGCCCGATTTCTTTATTCCGCTTGATACCAATCAATATTCTGATTATTACAGAAGTTTAATCAGAAAAGGAGTCATTAATAAATACGTGCTTACCTATATTGACAATAATCGTACAACCTTAAAAGAGAAATATCCTGATTTTGCAAAGTTTAAAACCGAATTTATTGTGGACGATGTTATGATTGATAGTCTTGTAAGTATGGCTACCAAAAATAGTATTGAGAAAAAGGATGACGAGATTGCAAAAAATAAAGATGATATGAAGCTTTTTGTAAAAGGGATGATTGCAAATAATTTGTGGAACTACAGTGAATACTGGGAAATTATTAACCCTTCACGTCCAGAATATATGAAAGCTATTGAAGTGCTTCATGATAAAAAATTGTATTCTAAGAAACTTTCAAAATCATAA
- a CDS encoding DUF3267 domain-containing protein, with protein sequence MDEKLIDEIPEDKILQDYKTDYSFSYTESNTFSLILFGFSVVFFVGIFGMIWGFGHTWTITERIIFDVYITVPVLIAGIFVHELLHAITLLIFADIKISDLKAGINWINFTPYVHCKHPISVKTYRISTATPAILMGFIPTFTSIIIDSVPLLLSGILFIVTAGSDLYSIWKLRKVKGNYLASDHPDRAGCVVFENPFA encoded by the coding sequence ATGGATGAGAAATTAATTGACGAAATACCTGAAGATAAAATTTTACAGGACTATAAAACCGATTATTCTTTTAGTTATACAGAATCAAATACCTTCAGTTTAATACTTTTTGGGTTTTCAGTGGTTTTCTTTGTAGGGATTTTTGGCATGATATGGGGTTTTGGTCACACATGGACAATAACCGAAAGAATAATATTTGATGTTTATATTACTGTTCCTGTATTAATAGCAGGTATTTTCGTTCACGAATTATTACATGCAATTACTCTTTTAATTTTTGCAGACATAAAAATTTCTGATTTAAAAGCCGGAATAAATTGGATTAATTTTACACCTTACGTTCATTGCAAGCATCCTATAAGCGTTAAAACATACAGAATAAGCACAGCAACACCAGCAATATTAATGGGTTTTATTCCAACATTTACATCTATTATTATTGATTCTGTTCCTTTGTTATTATCTGGAATTCTGTTTATTGTTACAGCAGGCTCCGATTTATATTCAATCTGGAAATTAAGAAAAGTAAAAGGTAATTATCTTGCCTCAGATCATCCGGACAGAGCCGGTTGTGTAGTTTTTGAAAATCCATTCGCATAA